The following proteins are co-located in the Acidobacteriota bacterium genome:
- a CDS encoding CoB--CoM heterodisulfide reductase iron-sulfur subunit A family protein codes for MEPCRIGVYVCNCGTNVARVVDCDAVAAALGAVADVVVARSYQYMCSNPGQEMIQQDIREHGLTRVVVAACSPRMHEPTFRRAVAGAGLNPYLLEMANVREHCSWVHDDRAAATEKAVSLGRAAIRRVRHHEPLETRTVPMCEATLVLGGGIAGLTAALQLADADQPVFLVEREAWLGGNVARLDLTAPHLDSARDLLIDRISRVRAHRHIEVLQQTRLVRLEGYAGNFMATVQTNGERPRPLGVGSVIVCTGYQPFDARRIEEFGYGRLPGVVTSLELERMLRAGAVVTPSGRLPRNVAIVHCVGSRSERFHGYCSRVCCMTALKFDHEIRAALPEARVLDLYIDMHAFGKGCEDFYRRSAELKTVFLMYAKGTTPLVTAAGPGDECALLIAVTDVLSGEAVEIPADLVVLMVGMEARDDADDVARLVNISRDKDGWFIESHPKLDPVATTTDGVFIAGACQAPKDIPDSVAQARAAAARVLARIARGHLTVDAVCADVDDALCCGCLVCQGVCPYVAMTTDPDSHRSRVIPALCKGCGTCVAACPSGAITGRQFTDRQILAQIEGVLEWGSNRESSGCSATGARTPAPTSPAPVA; via the coding sequence ATGGAGCCCTGCCGGATTGGCGTCTACGTCTGCAACTGCGGCACCAACGTCGCGCGGGTCGTCGACTGCGATGCGGTGGCAGCCGCGCTCGGCGCCGTTGCCGACGTCGTCGTCGCGCGCTCGTACCAGTACATGTGCTCGAACCCCGGGCAGGAGATGATCCAGCAGGACATCCGCGAGCACGGGCTGACGCGCGTCGTCGTGGCCGCCTGCAGTCCCCGGATGCACGAGCCGACGTTCCGCCGCGCCGTGGCGGGCGCGGGTCTCAACCCGTACCTGCTCGAGATGGCCAACGTCCGCGAGCACTGCAGCTGGGTGCACGACGACCGCGCCGCCGCCACCGAGAAGGCGGTGAGCCTCGGGCGGGCCGCCATCCGGCGGGTTCGCCATCACGAGCCGCTCGAGACCCGCACCGTCCCGATGTGCGAGGCGACGCTCGTGCTCGGGGGAGGCATCGCTGGCCTCACCGCCGCACTGCAGCTCGCCGATGCCGACCAGCCCGTGTTCCTCGTCGAGCGTGAGGCCTGGCTCGGAGGCAACGTGGCGCGGCTCGATCTGACCGCGCCGCACCTCGATTCGGCTCGAGACCTGCTGATCGACCGGATCTCCCGCGTGCGGGCACACCGGCACATCGAGGTGCTCCAGCAGACGAGGCTGGTGCGGCTCGAGGGGTACGCCGGCAACTTCATGGCGACCGTGCAGACCAACGGCGAGCGGCCGAGACCGCTCGGTGTGGGCAGCGTCATCGTCTGCACCGGCTACCAGCCTTTCGACGCGCGTCGCATCGAGGAATTCGGCTACGGCCGGCTGCCCGGAGTCGTCACGTCGCTCGAGCTCGAGCGCATGCTGCGAGCCGGCGCCGTCGTCACGCCGTCGGGTCGTCTGCCGCGCAACGTGGCGATCGTCCACTGTGTCGGCAGCCGATCCGAGCGCTTCCACGGTTACTGCTCCCGCGTCTGCTGCATGACGGCGCTCAAGTTCGACCACGAGATCCGCGCCGCCCTGCCCGAGGCGCGCGTGCTCGACCTCTACATCGACATGCACGCCTTCGGGAAGGGCTGCGAGGACTTCTACCGCCGCAGCGCCGAGCTGAAGACGGTCTTCCTGATGTACGCGAAGGGGACGACACCCCTCGTCACGGCCGCCGGGCCCGGCGACGAGTGCGCCCTGCTGATCGCGGTGACCGACGTGCTCTCCGGGGAGGCGGTCGAGATCCCGGCCGACCTCGTCGTGCTGATGGTCGGCATGGAGGCACGCGACGACGCCGACGACGTGGCGCGCCTCGTGAACATCAGCCGCGACAAGGACGGCTGGTTCATCGAGAGCCATCCGAAGCTCGATCCGGTCGCCACCACCACCGACGGCGTGTTCATCGCCGGCGCGTGCCAGGCCCCGAAGGACATTCCCGACTCGGTGGCGCAGGCGCGCGCCGCGGCGGCGCGGGTCCTCGCCCGGATCGCGAGAGGCCACCTCACCGTCGACGCCGTGTGCGCGGACGTCGACGACGCGCTCTGCTGCGGCTGCCTCGTCTGCCAGGGCGTCTGCCCGTACGTCGCCATGACGACCGATCCCGACAGCCATCGGAGCCGCGTGATTCCCGCCCTGTGCAAGGGGTGCGGGACGTGCGTCGCCGCGTGCCCGTCGGGCGCGATCACGGGACGCCAGTTCACCGACCGCCAGATCCTG
- a CDS encoding 4Fe-4S dicluster domain-containing protein, translating to MAVRVNPRLVDDLERYGAEDVAKCYHCGQCSAVCPFSREPFLFPRRSMRFLQLGLEERLRGTLEPWLCYYCGECSEQCPRGAEPGETMMSMRRWLTSQYDFTGLSRLFYRSWRAEWIAILVVAALTGAVFLGFGLWQGDIRVYDGAGAFLPSHVIHRFDIVLALTLAALLGINCARMWWFSVWRSPGPRVPLVSYLRQAWRLPFHFATQARWRECDRKRPWVVHLVLVVSYVSLFTLIVFFVERMQAGPAIDWRVHGLGYAASVGLIGATIVMLHARLRPSAPIHRHSHESDWVFLWLLLFVALTGVAQHVLHRSGLEIAANLMYVVHLMGAVPMLVVEVPFGKWAHMAYRPLAMYFAALHADALAHAAPRDARAAAARAA from the coding sequence ATGGCCGTCCGCGTGAACCCGCGCCTCGTCGACGACCTCGAGCGCTATGGCGCGGAGGACGTGGCCAAGTGCTACCACTGCGGCCAGTGCTCGGCCGTGTGCCCCTTCTCACGGGAGCCCTTCCTCTTTCCACGCCGCTCGATGCGATTCCTGCAACTCGGCCTCGAGGAGCGCCTCAGGGGGACCCTCGAGCCCTGGCTCTGCTACTACTGCGGCGAGTGCTCGGAGCAGTGCCCCCGCGGCGCGGAGCCTGGCGAGACGATGATGAGCATGCGGCGGTGGCTGACGTCGCAGTACGACTTCACGGGGCTCTCCCGCCTCTTCTACCGCTCGTGGCGCGCCGAGTGGATCGCCATTCTGGTCGTCGCCGCCCTGACCGGCGCGGTCTTCCTCGGGTTCGGGCTCTGGCAGGGCGACATTCGCGTCTACGACGGCGCCGGCGCGTTCCTCCCCAGCCACGTCATCCATCGTTTCGACATCGTGCTGGCGCTCACCCTGGCCGCGCTGCTCGGCATCAACTGCGCCCGCATGTGGTGGTTCTCGGTGTGGCGATCGCCCGGCCCCCGGGTCCCGCTGGTCTCGTATCTGCGCCAGGCGTGGCGCCTGCCCTTTCATTTCGCCACGCAGGCGCGATGGCGCGAGTGCGACCGGAAGCGGCCGTGGGTCGTGCACCTCGTGCTCGTCGTGAGCTACGTCTCGCTCTTCACGCTGATCGTCTTCTTCGTCGAGCGGATGCAGGCCGGGCCGGCCATCGACTGGCGCGTGCACGGCCTCGGCTACGCGGCGAGCGTCGGTCTGATTGGCGCGACGATCGTGATGCTGCACGCCCGCCTCCGGCCGTCGGCGCCGATTCACCGTCACTCGCACGAGAGCGACTGGGTCTTCCTCTGGCTGCTGCTGTTCGTGGCGCTGACGGGCGTCGCGCAGCACGTGCTGCACCGGAGCGGCCTGGAGATTGCCGCGAACCTGATGTACGTCGTGCACCTGATGGGTGCGGTGCCCATGCTCGTCGTCGAGGTGCCCTTCGGCAAGTGGGCGCACATGGCCTACCGGCCGCTGGCCATGTACTTCGCCGCGCTGCACGCCGACGCCCTCGCACACGCGGCCCCCCGAGATGCGCGCGCGGCTGCCGCGCGGGCCGCGTGA
- a CDS encoding CoB--CoM heterodisulfide reductase iron-sulfur subunit A family protein: MATPPPAPPRVGVLLCHDAAVSDVLDLDAIGRYAASLDDVAHVSVCGPSPPLDPARLASLVEHLDLTAVVVGGVRPGYLKPAVTRAMALAGRDPEAVRLAPFRARDGTAGDAVTMACAAIACAVHGIPLSLVTRPESRSVLPTTLVIGGGVSGIQTALELADAGKPVCLVERSPTIGGHMAMFDKTFPTLDCAACILTPKMVSVGQHEAIDLRTCCEVAALSGEPGAFHVTLLQRARRVDADACVSCDLCTAFCPVQVPSEFDAGIAPRKAIYLPFPQAIPNTYVVDPDACTWILTDGKKCGACLKKCAKNAIHLDEQDRLEHVDVGNIVVATGYDVFDARRLERYGYGVHPNVLNALEFERLTNASGPTGGRIVMKTRRRNKRTKQDEWVFEPDGPAPRRLAIIHCVGSRDEHFNRYCSRVCCMYSLKFAHLVREKLPEADCFEFYIDMRAFGKGYEEFFERIREEGVHVVRGRSARVTAVDGRLMVKGEDIVGDCLLEFPVDMVLLSVGLEPAAGARHLAEVLGIAHDADGFFREADYNIDPTGTDRGGIFVAGACQGPKDIPDAVAQASAVAARVLKTIASGVGRESAPAPTLATIDARARSLAARLAREEAVWPSA; the protein is encoded by the coding sequence ATGGCCACCCCGCCTCCCGCCCCGCCCCGCGTCGGCGTCCTGCTGTGCCACGACGCCGCCGTCTCCGATGTTCTCGACCTCGACGCGATCGGCCGCTACGCGGCCTCGCTCGACGACGTGGCGCACGTCTCGGTCTGCGGGCCGTCCCCGCCGCTCGACCCCGCCAGGCTCGCGTCGCTCGTCGAACACCTGGACCTCACGGCCGTCGTCGTCGGTGGGGTACGTCCCGGCTACCTCAAGCCGGCCGTGACGCGGGCGATGGCGCTCGCCGGCCGCGACCCCGAGGCGGTGCGTCTCGCGCCGTTCCGCGCCCGCGACGGCACTGCCGGCGACGCGGTGACGATGGCCTGCGCCGCGATCGCCTGCGCCGTCCACGGCATCCCCCTGTCGCTCGTGACCCGCCCCGAGTCGCGCAGTGTGCTCCCCACCACCCTCGTCATCGGCGGGGGTGTCAGCGGCATCCAGACGGCGCTCGAGCTCGCCGACGCGGGCAAGCCCGTGTGCCTCGTCGAGCGGTCGCCGACGATCGGCGGGCACATGGCGATGTTCGACAAGACCTTCCCGACGCTCGACTGCGCCGCCTGCATCCTGACGCCGAAGATGGTGAGCGTCGGCCAGCACGAGGCCATCGACCTCCGGACCTGCTGCGAGGTGGCGGCGCTGAGCGGCGAGCCGGGCGCCTTCCACGTGACGCTGCTCCAGCGCGCGCGCCGGGTCGATGCGGACGCCTGCGTATCGTGCGACCTCTGCACGGCCTTCTGCCCGGTGCAGGTGCCGAGCGAGTTCGACGCCGGCATCGCCCCGCGCAAGGCCATCTACCTGCCGTTTCCGCAGGCCATTCCGAACACCTACGTCGTCGATCCCGACGCCTGCACCTGGATCCTGACCGACGGCAAGAAGTGCGGGGCCTGCCTGAAAAAGTGCGCGAAGAACGCGATCCACCTCGACGAGCAGGATCGGCTCGAGCACGTCGACGTCGGCAACATCGTCGTGGCCACGGGCTACGACGTCTTCGACGCGCGGCGCCTCGAGCGCTACGGATACGGCGTGCACCCGAACGTCCTGAACGCGCTCGAGTTCGAGCGGCTCACCAACGCGTCGGGGCCGACGGGTGGTCGCATCGTCATGAAGACGCGGCGGCGGAACAAGCGGACGAAGCAGGACGAGTGGGTCTTCGAGCCCGACGGCCCGGCACCCCGGCGGCTCGCCATCATCCACTGCGTGGGGTCGCGCGACGAGCACTTCAACCGCTACTGTTCGCGGGTCTGCTGCATGTACTCGCTGAAGTTCGCCCACCTCGTGCGCGAGAAGCTGCCCGAGGCCGACTGCTTCGAGTTCTACATCGACATGCGGGCGTTCGGGAAGGGCTACGAGGAGTTCTTCGAGCGCATTCGCGAGGAGGGCGTCCACGTCGTGCGCGGTCGCTCGGCACGGGTCACGGCCGTTGACGGCCGGCTCATGGTCAAGGGCGAGGACATCGTCGGCGACTGCCTGCTCGAGTTCCCGGTCGACATGGTCCTGCTCTCGGTGGGGCTCGAGCCGGCGGCCGGCGCGCGGCACCTCGCCGAGGTGCTCGGCATCGCGCACGATGCCGACGGCTTCTTCCGCGAGGCCGACTACAACATCGACCCGACCGGCACCGATCGGGGGGGCATATTCGTCGCCGGTGCATGCCAGGGCCCGAAAGACATCCCCGACGCCGTGGCCCAGGCTTCGGCCGTCGCGGCGAGGGTGCTGAAGACGATCGCGTCCGGGGTCGGCCGCGAGAGTGCCCCGGCGCCCACGCTCGCCACGATCGATGCGCGCGCGCGTTCGCTCGCCGCGCGCCTGGCCCGAGAGGAGGCGGTATGGCCGTCCGCGTGA
- a CDS encoding beta-lactamase family protein yields MRNRSRRVAALVAATVVSSLLLPDVEAQTSAGAARADPPRFADPDRRAKLATAFPEIDRIFREYVEGARVPGAAWGILVDGEFVHAGASGVRELVTRSPVDADTVFRIASMTKSFTALAILKLRDERRLALDDPAERYVPELAGLAYPTTDSPKITIRHLLSHSAGFPEDNPWGDQQLAISDEEMARLMRDGIPFSSPPGVAYEYSNFGYAILGRIVARASGMPYRDFVTAEILRPLGLASTTLDPSAVPQDRLARGYRWEDDQWKEEPPLADGAFGAMGGMLMSIRDLATYVGFLMSAWPARDDPGMGPVSRATLREMQQVWRTRPATATTSTDGSIQLSASGYGFGLRVTQTATLSAIVGHAGGLPGYGSLMLWLPEHGVGLVAAGNLTYTSWGPRFDAAFEALRRTGGLQPRLPQPSPALVAARDAVSRLVVDWDDELADEIAADNLFVDRSKDRRRSEFDALRQRHGTCRPEGPFDVENALRGQWTLRCDRGAVRVAITLSPTMPPRVQLLSVRSLDP; encoded by the coding sequence GTGAGGAACCGCTCCAGGAGAGTGGCGGCGTTGGTCGCCGCGACGGTCGTGTCGTCGCTGCTTCTGCCCGACGTCGAGGCACAGACGAGCGCCGGCGCCGCGCGCGCCGACCCGCCCCGGTTCGCGGATCCCGACCGCCGGGCGAAGCTCGCCACCGCGTTTCCCGAGATCGACCGGATCTTCCGCGAGTACGTCGAGGGCGCGCGCGTGCCCGGGGCCGCGTGGGGCATCCTCGTCGACGGCGAGTTCGTCCATGCCGGCGCATCGGGCGTGCGCGAGCTCGTCACCCGCTCGCCGGTCGATGCCGACACCGTGTTCCGCATCGCGTCGATGACGAAGAGCTTCACGGCGCTCGCGATCCTGAAGCTCCGCGACGAGAGGCGGCTGGCGCTCGACGACCCGGCAGAACGCTACGTGCCCGAGCTGGCGGGGCTCGCGTATCCGACCACCGACTCGCCGAAGATCACGATCCGGCACCTGCTGTCGCATTCGGCGGGCTTCCCGGAGGACAACCCCTGGGGCGACCAGCAGCTCGCGATCTCCGACGAGGAGATGGCGAGGCTGATGCGGGACGGCATCCCGTTCTCGAGCCCGCCAGGCGTCGCGTACGAGTACTCCAACTTCGGCTACGCGATTCTCGGGCGCATCGTCGCGCGGGCGTCGGGCATGCCCTATCGCGACTTCGTGACGGCCGAGATCCTGCGACCCCTCGGTCTCGCGTCCACGACGCTCGATCCGTCGGCCGTGCCTCAGGACCGGCTCGCGCGTGGCTACCGGTGGGAGGACGACCAGTGGAAGGAGGAGCCGCCGCTCGCCGACGGCGCCTTCGGCGCGATGGGCGGCATGCTGATGTCGATACGCGACCTCGCGACGTACGTGGGGTTCCTGATGTCGGCCTGGCCGGCGCGCGACGACCCCGGGATGGGCCCGGTCTCGCGCGCGACGCTGCGCGAGATGCAGCAGGTGTGGCGTACGCGGCCGGCGACGGCCACGACGTCGACGGACGGATCGATCCAGTTGAGCGCCAGCGGGTACGGCTTCGGCCTGCGGGTCACGCAGACGGCGACCCTCAGCGCGATCGTGGGCCATGCGGGCGGCCTGCCGGGGTACGGGTCGCTGATGCTCTGGCTGCCCGAGCACGGCGTGGGGCTCGTCGCCGCCGGCAACCTCACCTACACCTCGTGGGGGCCGCGGTTCGACGCGGCATTCGAGGCGCTGCGGCGCACGGGTGGGCTGCAGCCGCGCCTCCCCCAGCCCTCGCCGGCGCTCGTCGCCGCGCGCGACGCGGTGTCGCGCCTCGTCGTCGACTGGGACGATGAGCTGGCAGACGAGATCGCGGCCGACAACCTCTTCGTCGATCGGTCTAAAGACCGCCGCCGATCCGAGTTCGACGCCTTGCGGCAGCGCCACGGCACCTGCCGCCCCGAAGGGCCGTTCGACGTCGAGAACGCGTTACGCGGTCAGTGGACGCTGCGCTGCGACCGGGGTGCGGTGAGAGTGGCGATCACCCTCTCGCCGACGATGCCGCCGCGCGTGCAGTTGCTGTCGGTGAGGTCCCTCGACCCCTGA
- a CDS encoding OmpA family protein, whose amino-acid sequence MAEPVVATGAGPRAAHGDEGPGRGAVDEARFAELRRLIVGPEQVELRALRTRVTDPSLRLRDVSLVLPDAIAERAGDPKLARALAPPIEEAITASVRRDPRPLADALFPAIGPAIRKAIAHTLASMMESLNRTVEQSVSWRAVRWRWTALRTGKPFAEIVLLETLQYRVEQLLLIHRETGLLLQHVTSEASSTHDADQVSAMLTAIRDFVHDSFHVPGEEGLDALRVGDLQVIVEQGPHAVLAAVVRGTAPAALRATFQSALETVHLQLGPELGAFRGDASPFERARPTLELCLVSQARPRRRSVLPRVWLTLAALLFVALAVWAFLAWRDWQRWHTYVERLRAEPGLVVLASGRENGRFFVAGLRDPLATDPATLIAATGLSTGAVEGRWEPYQAIHPRFVSARASELLRPPPGVSLQADAGTLVARGDAPAWWVAESERLAPAIAGVQRFEYAGPAPEDRLAAAVERASLRFPKGSSSPLAAQAEVAALASALRELDEYARARRRRVQVDVVGHTDSDGLDAANVPLSEARASAALAVVGASRFGALDFVVVPAGSREPLTPGTTEDEKALNRRASFRVVWTPGGPQGTLP is encoded by the coding sequence ATGGCTGAACCCGTCGTCGCGACGGGCGCCGGTCCACGCGCGGCACACGGCGACGAGGGGCCCGGTCGGGGTGCGGTCGACGAAGCGAGGTTCGCCGAGCTGCGGCGGCTGATCGTCGGCCCGGAGCAGGTCGAGCTGCGGGCGCTGCGGACGCGCGTCACCGACCCGAGCCTGCGGCTGCGCGACGTCAGTCTGGTCCTGCCCGATGCCATCGCGGAACGCGCGGGCGACCCGAAGCTCGCCCGGGCGCTCGCGCCGCCCATCGAGGAGGCCATCACGGCGTCGGTCCGCCGCGATCCGCGGCCGCTCGCCGACGCGCTGTTCCCCGCCATCGGCCCGGCGATCCGCAAGGCCATCGCGCACACGCTCGCGTCGATGATGGAGTCGCTCAACCGCACGGTCGAGCAGAGCGTCTCGTGGCGAGCCGTGCGCTGGCGGTGGACGGCCCTTCGCACGGGCAAGCCGTTTGCCGAGATCGTGCTGCTCGAGACGCTGCAGTACCGCGTGGAGCAGCTGCTGCTCATCCACCGCGAGACAGGGCTGCTGCTGCAGCACGTGACGTCGGAGGCCTCCTCGACGCACGACGCCGACCAGGTCTCGGCGATGCTCACCGCCATTCGCGACTTCGTCCACGACTCGTTCCACGTGCCGGGCGAAGAGGGCCTCGACGCGCTCCGCGTCGGCGATCTGCAGGTGATCGTCGAGCAGGGGCCCCACGCCGTGCTCGCGGCTGTCGTGCGCGGCACCGCGCCGGCCGCCCTCCGTGCGACGTTCCAGTCGGCGCTCGAAACCGTGCACCTGCAGCTCGGGCCGGAGCTGGGCGCGTTTCGGGGCGACGCGTCGCCGTTCGAGCGCGCGCGTCCGACGCTCGAGCTGTGCCTGGTGAGCCAAGCCCGCCCCAGGCGCCGATCGGTGCTGCCGCGGGTCTGGTTGACGCTCGCCGCCCTGCTCTTCGTGGCGCTCGCCGTCTGGGCGTTCCTGGCGTGGCGCGACTGGCAACGCTGGCACACGTACGTGGAGCGCCTTCGAGCCGAGCCTGGTCTCGTCGTGCTCGCGAGCGGGCGAGAGAACGGCCGGTTCTTCGTCGCCGGCCTTCGCGACCCGCTGGCCACTGATCCTGCCACGCTCATCGCCGCCACGGGCCTCTCGACCGGTGCCGTGGAAGGACGCTGGGAGCCCTATCAGGCCATCCATCCCCGGTTCGTGTCCGCGCGTGCGAGCGAGTTGCTCCGGCCCCCACCGGGCGTGTCGCTGCAGGCCGACGCCGGCACCCTCGTGGCGCGCGGCGACGCGCCGGCCTGGTGGGTGGCCGAGAGCGAGCGTCTCGCGCCGGCGATTGCCGGAGTACAGCGGTTCGAGTATGCGGGGCCTGCTCCAGAGGACCGTCTGGCGGCGGCCGTCGAGCGCGCGTCGCTGAGGTTCCCGAAGGGGTCGTCGAGCCCGCTCGCTGCGCAGGCCGAGGTCGCCGCCCTGGCGTCCGCGCTGCGCGAGCTCGACGAGTACGCGCGTGCGCGCCGGCGTCGCGTCCAGGTCGACGTCGTCGGGCACACCGACAGCGACGGGCTCGATGCCGCCAACGTGCCGCTCAGCGAGGCGCGGGCGAGCGCGGCGCTCGCGGTCGTTGGCGCCTCGCGCTTCGGCGCGCTCGACTTCGTCGTCGTGCCGGCCGGCAGTCGCGAGCCGCTCACGCCGGGCACGACCGAGGACGAGAAGGCGCTGAATCGCCGCGCATCGTTCCGGGTCGTGTGGACGCCTGGTGGCCCGCAGGGGACGCTGCCGTGA
- a CDS encoding GTP-binding protein: protein MIQKKVCMLGGFAVGKTSLVSRFVHSIFSDKYLTTLGVKIDKKAVDLGDRQVEFILWDIYGEDDFQKVRLSYLRGAAGYLLVVDGTRRETLDTALTLQQGVELAVGRLPFVVLVNKADLEDTWELNERALSKLSQRGWRVVKTSAKTGAGVQEAFAALARAVIDE from the coding sequence GTGATCCAGAAAAAGGTGTGCATGCTCGGCGGCTTCGCCGTCGGCAAGACGAGCCTCGTGTCGCGCTTCGTCCACAGCATCTTCTCGGACAAGTACCTGACGACGCTCGGCGTGAAGATCGACAAGAAGGCCGTCGACCTCGGCGATCGGCAGGTCGAGTTCATCCTGTGGGACATCTACGGCGAGGACGACTTCCAGAAGGTGCGGCTCTCGTACCTGCGTGGCGCCGCCGGCTACCTGCTGGTCGTCGACGGCACGCGGCGCGAGACGCTCGACACCGCGCTGACGCTGCAGCAGGGGGTCGAGCTGGCCGTCGGCCGGCTCCCGTTCGTCGTGCTCGTCAACAAGGCGGATCTGGAAGACACATGGGAGCTGAACGAGCGGGCGCTCTCGAAGCTGTCGCAGCGGGGGTGGCGCGTCGTGAAGACGAGCGCCAAGACCGGCGCGGGCGTGCAGGAGGCGTTCGCCGCGCTGGCCCGGGCGGTGATCGATGAGTGA
- a CDS encoding CDP-alcohol phosphatidyltransferase family protein: MTTRAQRHVRVNTGLLAAAEKRALVRMAERLPPWVNSDHLTLLALASMAGAGAAFWAAAWWRPALAVVVVALVLNWFGDSLDGTLARVRGCQRPRYGYYVDHVLDLVGVSLLVGGLALSGFMSPLMALMVLVAYLLASAEVFLATAAHGTFRMAFAGVGPTELRIVLAIGALMVWRTPWVAPFGIGPVLLFDLGGLIAACGLAVAFFTSVARTTVELYRIEPLPSPTPRSPGIRSG, translated from the coding sequence ATGACGACTCGGGCGCAACGGCACGTTCGCGTCAACACCGGGCTGCTCGCGGCGGCCGAGAAGCGCGCACTGGTGCGCATGGCCGAGCGGCTCCCGCCGTGGGTGAACTCCGACCACCTCACGCTGCTGGCTCTGGCATCGATGGCCGGGGCGGGCGCGGCCTTCTGGGCGGCTGCGTGGTGGCGGCCGGCGCTGGCCGTCGTGGTCGTCGCGCTCGTCCTGAACTGGTTCGGCGACAGCCTCGATGGCACCCTGGCGCGCGTCCGTGGCTGCCAGCGGCCCCGCTACGGGTACTACGTGGACCACGTGCTCGATCTCGTGGGCGTCAGCCTGCTCGTCGGCGGGCTGGCCCTCTCTGGCTTCATGAGCCCGTTGATGGCGCTGATGGTGCTCGTAGCCTACCTGCTCGCGTCGGCCGAGGTGTTCCTCGCTACCGCGGCGCACGGGACCTTCCGGATGGCATTCGCGGGAGTGGGACCCACCGAACTGCGCATCGTGCTCGCCATTGGCGCGCTGATGGTGTGGCGCACGCCGTGGGTCGCGCCCTTCGGGATCGGGCCGGTGCTCCTCTTCGACCTCGGTGGCCTGATCGCGGCGTGCGGTCTCGCCGTGGCGTTCTTCACCTCGGTCGCCCGGACCACGGTGGAGCTGTATCGTATCGAGCCGCTGCCGTCGCCGACACCGCGGAGCCCCGGGATTCGATCGGGCTGA
- a CDS encoding DUF2235 domain-containing protein, with the protein MALYAFDGTWNRDKPGADTDTNVVWFKNAYVGHVFYKEGVGTRFGVLGKVAGGITGAGGRSRVSDAMKALRANLKKGDIVIDIVGFSRGAALALHFANQVFKGKFDGIGSGSPPPIRFLGLWDCVPSFGVPTSPANIGWDLRLPDNVQKCYHALALDERRKSFALHRPEARVDDANQEGRLFEVWFRGVHSDVGGGNRNHGLSSIALNWMFARAADCGVPLDATVVAQNHGRMNPAAKISEKQKYDLVPNRFRVVRWNDQTHESVAFRPDADGREHNNPPNGLAVVADTGVVTGQFARA; encoded by the coding sequence ATGGCGTTGTACGCGTTCGATGGCACGTGGAACAGGGACAAGCCGGGGGCCGACACCGACACGAACGTCGTGTGGTTCAAGAACGCGTACGTCGGCCACGTGTTCTACAAGGAGGGCGTCGGCACACGGTTCGGTGTCCTGGGCAAGGTGGCCGGAGGCATCACGGGCGCCGGCGGACGCAGCCGGGTCAGCGATGCCATGAAGGCGCTGCGGGCCAACCTGAAGAAGGGCGACATCGTCATCGACATCGTCGGGTTCAGCCGGGGCGCCGCCCTCGCCCTGCACTTCGCGAACCAGGTGTTCAAGGGCAAGTTCGACGGCATCGGGTCCGGGTCGCCGCCGCCCATCCGCTTCCTCGGGCTCTGGGACTGCGTCCCCTCGTTCGGCGTGCCCACGAGCCCGGCCAACATCGGGTGGGATCTGAGACTCCCCGACAACGTGCAGAAGTGCTACCACGCGCTCGCACTCGACGAGCGGCGGAAGTCCTTCGCCCTGCACCGCCCCGAGGCGCGCGTCGACGATGCCAACCAGGAAGGGCGGCTCTTCGAGGTCTGGTTCCGCGGGGTACACTCCGACGTCGGCGGCGGGAACCGCAACCACGGCCTGTCGAGCATCGCGTTGAACTGGATGTTCGCGCGGGCTGCCGACTGCGGCGTGCCGCTCGACGCCACCGTGGTGGCGCAGAACCACGGCCGGATGAACCCCGCGGCGAAGATCTCCGAGAAGCAGAAGTACGACCTCGTCCCCAACCGCTTCCGCGTCGTCCGCTGGAACGACCAGACCCACGAGTCGGTCGCCTTCCGCCCGGATGCCGACGGGCGCGAGCACAACAACCCACCAAACGGCCTCGCGGTCGTCGCCGACACCGGGGTGGTCACGGGACAGTTCGCTCGAGCCTGA